The following coding sequences lie in one Trichoderma breve strain T069 chromosome 1, whole genome shotgun sequence genomic window:
- a CDS encoding ERCC4 domain-containing protein: protein MEDSECANPQFLAWVKEWLDFAREKNTKGFTAYRNAYESLKACPIAFEHPASLQQLKGFGPKLCERLQDKLKHHCQQNGLPMPEHPQVKKANERALNEQAGNDDDAGSRPKKKTRQPKAYVPAFRSGAYALILGLSNIPEDVSSSLTKTELIETSQPHCDASFTAPSDPTKFYTAWSSMKTLIQKELVYERGRPLRRYALTDEGWAVVKRIKETAQWQEENGASEQQGPGRRPQPSVTEANQPSILGTGDTQPAIDEPSFYQNVVSDGPVVLEDDDLPSFTPIRIPPGSFTVHLLLDVREVRAKTDRDYMQEELVKQGVKPIMRSLEIGDVQWIAKCHDSTLLSRHGAEGDEIVLDWIVERKRLDDLIGSIKDGRFHEQKFRLNKAGVKKVVYLIEEISMDAAVHQRYEEAVQSAIASTQVVNGYFVKRTQKIDDTIKYLARLTTMLKRTYESKQLNVIPTKAITAQNYSRLIQHLREKEPTVAYHVTYPAFASLASKSETMTLRDVFLKMLMTTKGLTGERALEIQRKWKTPYDFVKAFDACGADEQGKKRKRELVANELSHLVGRKKMSKPLSHKIAEVWGDA from the coding sequence ATGGAAGACTCTGAATGTGCAAATCCCCAATTTCTAGCATGGGTCAAAGAGTGGCTAGATTTCgctagagaaaaaaataccAAAGGCTTTACGGCGTATCGAAATGCTTACGAATCTCTCAAGGCGTGTCCCATAGCGTTTGAGCATCCCGCGtcgcttcagcagctcaaaGGTTTTGGACCCAAGCTTTGCGAGCGCCTCCAGGACAAACTGAAACATCACTGTCAACAAAATGGATTGCCTATGCCTGAGCATCCCCAGGTGAAAAAAGCTAATGAAAGAGCTCTCAATGAACAAGCGGGAAATGATGACGACGCAGGGTCAAggcccaagaagaaaacaaggcaGCCCAAGGCCTATGTCCCTGCTTTTCGATCGGGAGCCTACGCCCTGATATTAGGACTCTCCAATATTCCCGAAGATGTATCTTCTAGCTTGACCAAAACAGAACTTATAGAAACCTCACAACCACACTGTGACGCTTCGTTCACTGCCCCGAGTGACCCGACAAAGTTTTACACTGCTTGGAGCTCAATGAAGACTTTGATTCAGAAGGAGCTTGTTTATGAGAGAGGGCGGCCTCTGCGTCGATATGCATTGACAGATGAAGGGTGGGCTGTGGTAAAGCGAATCAAGGAGACGGCCCAgtggcaagaagaaaatggagcCAGCGAACAGCAAGGACCAGGACGCCGTCCACAACCATCAGTCACGGAAGCAAATCAACCCTCGATCCTGGGTACGGGGGACACTCAGCCGGCAATTGACGAACCATCATTCTATCAGAATGTTGTCTCAGATGGCCCTGTCGTTTTGGAGGATGACGATCTGCCAAGCTTCACCCCCATTAGGATCCCGCCTGGGTCCTTCACTGTCCACCTACTCCTAGATGTTCGAGAGGTCAGGGCAAAAACAGATCGCGACTATATGCAGGAGGAACTGGTCAAACAGGGCGTGAAACCAATCATGAGAAGCCTGGAGATTGGCGATGTCCAATGGATTGCCAAATGCCACGATTCGACGCTGCTATCGAGACACGGCGCCGAAGGAGACGAGATTGTCCTGGACTGGATCGTCGAGAGAAAACGTCTGGATGACTTGATCGGAAGTATAAAAGACGGCCGATTTCATGAGCAGAAATTCCGACTAAACAAGGCCGGGGTGAAAAAAGTCGTTTATCTTATTGAAGAAATCTCAATGGATGCTGCCGTACACCAGCGATACGAAGAAGCGGTGCAGTCGGCCATTGCGTCGACACAAGTAGTTAATGGCTATTTTGTAAAGCGAACACAAAAGATTGACGATACCATTAAGTATCTAGCCAGGCTAACCACAATGCTTAAGCGCACATATGAGAGTAAACAGCTGAATGTCATCCCGACAAAGGCGATTACTGCGCAAAATTACTCCCGCCTAATCCAACATCTCCGCGAGAAGGAACCTACGGTGGCATATCACGTTACTTACCCAGCCTTTGCGTCCTTGGCCTCCAAATCAGAGACGATGACGCTCAGAGATGTCTTTCTCAAGATGCTCATGACTACCAAAGGACTCACGGGAGAGCGTGCGCTTGAAATTCAGCGCAAATGGAAGACGCCGTATGATTTTGTAAAAGCGTTTGACGCTTGTGGCGCAGATGAACAAGGCAAGAAACGCAAGAGAGAACTCGTGGCAAACGAGTTAAGTCACCTAGTTGGACGCAAGAAAATGTCCAAGCCTCTCAGTCACAAGATCGCTGAGGTATGGGGGGATGCTTAG
- a CDS encoding lumazine binding domain-containing protein has protein sequence MFTGIVEEIGVISKLVNDAATGSSVMTITIPSGSNLLTDCHEGDSIAVNGCCLTVTSFSNDTFTIGVAPETLRITNLGTLVESSRVNLERAVRADTRMGGHFVQGHVDTTADILSVTPDGNALTFRFQPKKPEFLRYIVYKGFIAIDGTSLTVTQVNDAEGWWEIMLITYSQERVVMAKKGKGDTVNIEVDMMAKYAEKSLAGILGGDGAAASIPLLEKIVERVVAKSQGAKP, from the exons ATGTTCACCGGAATTGTCGAAGAGATCGGAG TCATCTCCAAGCTCGTGAATGATGCCGCCACCGGCAGCTCGGTCATGACAATCACCATCCCCTCGGGATCCAACCTCCTCACAGACTGTCACGAGGGCGACTCCATCGCCgtcaatggctgctgcctCACTGTGACTTCTTTCTCAAACGATACATTCACCATTGGCGTCGCTCCCGAGACGCTGCGCATCACCAACCTCGGCACCCTGGTGGAGTCAAGCAGAGTCAACTTGGAGCGAGCCGTCCGCGCCGACACTCGTATGGGTGGTCACTTTGTCCAGGGACATGTTGACACAACCGCCGATATCCTCTCCGTGACGCCTGATGGCAACGCTCTCACTTTCCGCTTCCAgcccaagaagcccgagTTTCTGCGCTACATCGTGTACAAGGGATTCATCGCCATTGACGGAACCAGCTTGACCGTCACTCAGGTCAACGATGCTGAAGGCTGGTGGGAGATCATGTTGATTACATACTCTCAGGAAAGAGTTGtcatggcgaagaagggcaagggagaTACCGTCAACATCGAGGTCGACATGATGGCCAAGTACGCTGAAAAGTCTCTGGCCGGTATCCTTGGTGGTGACGGAGCCGCTGCTTCAATTCCTCTGCTTGAGAAGATTGTTGAGCGTGTAGTTGCTAAAAGCCAGGGAGCAAAGCCATAG
- a CDS encoding tetratricopeptide repeat domain-containing protein gives MAPRAGDKKDAPNISKLIADAETQYEVGNLDEAIALASKALELTGEGGDFELKALNLLGVLNVEDGEVEEARDYFLRAIKLDEEGTLDEKIGGGPEKFLFLAQLSEEGGQDSVQWFERGASALRKQIQTLNDVANKTPEQQAALEEMQSKLGGVLCAVAEVYMTDLSWETDAEQRCEALITEAMLIAPEYPETWQTVANVRISQERLDEARTALKRSLELWQDLPPEHPSVPEFPTRVSLARLLMETEMEEQALSVLERLVTDDDSSVEVWYLGGWCLYVAGEKLREAKPQQNGAEGSASEEWKATWGYARKWLTQSLKLYELQEYEDDRLGEHAMELLQSINKELGEPPEGEDEEEWSGISDDEDEDDDEEMQD, from the coding sequence ATGGCGCCTCGTGCCGGCGACAAGAAGGATGCACCAAATATTAGCAAGCTGATTGCCGACGCAGAGACGCAGTACGAAGTGGGCAATCTAGACGAGGCCATTGCCCTTGCGTCAAAAGCTCTGGAGCTGACGGGAGAGGGCGGTGATTTCGAACTCAAAGCCTTGAACTTGCTGGGAGTCTTGAATgtcgaagatggcgaggTTGAAGAGGCGCGGGACTACTTCTTGCGCGCGATAAAGCTGGACGAGGAGGGTACcctggatgagaagattGGCGGCGGACCTGAAAAGTTTTTGTTTCTAGCTCAGCTGAGTGAGGAGGGCGGCCAGGACAGTGTCCAGTGGTTTGAGCGCGGTGCTTCTGCGCTGCGAAAACAGATTCAGACTTTGAACGACGTCGCCAACAAGACACCAGAGCAGCAGGCTGCTCTTGAGGAAATGCAGAGCAAACTTGGTGGCGTCTTGTGTGCCGTCGCCGAGGTGTACATGACGGATCTGTCGTGGGAGACTGACGCCGAGCAGCGATGCGAGGCTCTCATCACTGAGGCCATGCTCATCGCGCCCGAATACCCCGAGACCTGGCAGACAGTGGCCAATGTCCGCATCTCACAGGAGAGACTGGACGAGGCCCGCACCGCATTGAAGCGAAGCCTGGAGCTCTGGCAGGACTTGCCCCCGGAGCACCCCTCAGTACCAGAGTTCCCGACCAGAGTCAGCCTGGCGCGATTGCTcatggagacggagatggaggagcagGCTCTCAGCGTGCTGGAGCGCCTGGTCACGGACGACGATTCTAGTGTCGAGGTCTGGTATCTCGGAGGATGGTGCCTGTACGTTGcgggcgagaagctgcgcGAGGCGAAGCCCCAGCAGAACGGCGCCGAGGGCAGCGCCAGCGAGGAGTGGAAAGCGACGTGGGGATACGCGAGAAAATGGCTTACTCAGTCTCTGAAGCTGTATGAGCTGCAGGAATACGAGGACGACAGATTGGGTGAGCATGCGATGGAGCTTTTGCAGAGCATCAATAAGGAGCTTGGCGAGCCTCcggaaggagaagatgaggaggagtGGTCTGGCATtagcgatgatgaggatgaggatgatgatgaggagatgCAGGATTAG
- a CDS encoding RWD domain-containing protein, with protein MGREEQVEEREVLESIFPEEITDISETEFRIKVVLDIPDEETPEDEEPPNFLLSVRYPDEYPDEAPHLDILASNNSPSHLHFSVGDDRDQLLADLADTIQENLGMAMVFTLYSTLKEAAEQLVQDRKAAAAKVIEEEKLAAEREENKKFHGTPVTPETFLKWREGFLREMEEQRVREEEERLAELKKAKIKEPVKLTGRQLWEKGLVGKGDEEEEEEGLVDGVEQLKVEAA; from the exons ATGGGTCGCGAAGAGCAGGTCGAAGAGCGTGAAGTGCTCGAATCCATCTTTCCCGAAGAAATCACAG ACATCTCCGAGACAGAGTTCCGGATAAAAGTCGTCCTCGACATCCCCGACGAAGAAACTCCCGAAGACGAAGAACCCCCCAacttcctcctctccgtGCGCTACCCAGACGAGTACCCCGACGAAGCGCCTCACCTCGACATCCTCGCCTCCAACAACAGCCCGTCCCACCTGCACTTCAGCGTCGGCGACGACCGCGACCAGCTGCTCGCCGACCTCGCAGACACCATCCAGGAGAACCTCGGCATGGCCATGGTCTTCACGCTGTACTCCACCCTCAAGGAAGCCGCCGAGCAGCTCGTCCAGGACCGTAAAGCCGCTGCCGCAAAGGtgattgaggaggagaagctcgctGCTGAGCGGGAGGAGAACAAGAAGTTCCACGGCACGCCTGTCACGCCGGAGACTTTCCTCAAGTGGCGCGAGGGGTTCCTgcgggagatggaggagcagAGGGTGcgtgaggaagaggaaaggctggcggagctgaagaaggcgaagattAAGGAGCCTGTCAAGTTGACGGGGAGACAGCTTTGGGAGAAGGGCCTGGTGGGCAAgggtgatgaggaggaggaggaggaggggctggtggatggtgttgagcagctcaaggtGGAGGCTGCTTAG
- a CDS encoding glycoside-hydrolase family protein, producing the protein MKPANSSTEQHHAGKPNALRRHWKLFAIAGAFLIVAIGLGVGLGVGLTQRGGHDDSDQDNDNNSGSNSDPGSDNRNRTSTWQPSVNATWQIVLQGAIKLTNGSASPDVAIWDLDLFDNDAETFKALQGHGKKIICYFSAGSYEDFRPDKDRFNESDLGKPLDGWPNERWLDLNSDNVRSIMRDRIKLASSKGCDAIDPDNVDGYQNDNGLNLTAQDSINYLQFLHTEASSYHMAIGLKNAGDIIPKVLDFINFSVNEQCAEFSECETFAPFIKAGKPVFHIEYPKGAPAIDAARAADLCSHRGIGAGSGNFSTVLKKMKLDGFVQYCDGKRYDTALDS; encoded by the exons ATGAAGCCCGCCAACTCTAGCACGGAACAGCATCATGCCGGCAAACCTAATGCTTTACGGCGTCATTGGAAACTATTCGCCATCGCAGGCGCGTTTCTTATCGTCGCCATCGGGCTCGGCGTCGGCCTAGGTGTCGGACTGACACAGAGAGGCGGTCACGACGACTCTGACCAAGACAATGACAACAACTCAGGCTCAAACTCAGACCCAGGTTCAGACAATCGCAACCGCACAAGCACATGGCAGCCCAGCGTCAACGCGACGTGGCAAATCGTGCTCCAAGGCGCCATCAAGCTCACAAACGGATCCGCCAGCCCGGATGTGGCCATCTGGGACTTGGACCTCTTTGACAACGACGCAGAGACATTCAAGGCACTGCAGGGCCACGGGAAGAAGATCATTTGCTACTTCAGCGCCGGTTCGTACGAGGACTTCCGGCCGGATAAGGACCGGTTCAACGAGTCGGATCTGGGCAAGCCCCTTGACGGATGGCCCAACGAGCGCTGGCTGGACCTCAACAGCGACAATGTTCGCAGCATCATGAGGGACCGCATCAAGCTCGCCTCGTCCAAGGGATGCGATGCCATTGACCCCGACAACGTCGACGGTTAT CAAAACGACAATGGACTCAATCTCACGGCCCAAGACTCAATCAACTATCTCCAGTTCCTGCACACCGAGGCCAGCTCGTACCACATGGCCATTGGCTTGAAAAACGCCGGCGACATCATCCCCAAAGTGCTCGACTTTATCAACTTTTCCGTCAATGAGCAGTGCGCCGAGTTCTCGGAGTGCGAGACGTTTGCCCCCTTTATCAAGGCCGGTAAGCCTGTCTTCCACATCGAGTATCCCAAGGGAGCCCCTGCCATCGATGCCGCGCGTGCTGCCGATCTGTGCTCGCATCGAGGCATTGGGGCCGGGTCTGGGAATTTCAGCacggtgctgaagaagatgaaactgGACGGGTTTGTGCAGTACTGCGATGGGAAGCGGTACGACACTGCATTGGATTCATAA
- a CDS encoding glycogen recognition site of AMP-activated protein kinase domain-containing protein, which translates to MGSYTFKWEHPAEEVFVTGTFDNWTKSEQLVKEGDVFQKTVALKDASQKIYFKYVVDGNWTVNESSPKEADHEGNVNNFITPEDILKSDPAAAFISTVTPQSTTAKMASEQPVEKPEGIATPSDVPGGFPATPQTELDKTVSVNPLPAAAGAINPIQLAPGEEVPNVGIESTNEHVKLDKESYEKSDALPGVVAADLPPVTSNLIPESSLPVTAASEDVHINTVGAGATTVGLAAQVPLEAKVPEVVKESQEKANAEPEAAAVPAEVEAKAKVEEELKEKVTEAPVTSEDKPVLDTGAIAAAAATTGAAVVAAVVAAKDSLVETAAPVANDTVAAAVDAANKNLPDSVKEQLPEPVKETLAQHETAAKEETREEVSPEVPAEVKESITEAGKSPEAAANTVAVEEKKEVEAELLKEVKPVAAVDEPKVEETKTPVEVPVTSATITDVAAIDSPVTEVSNVQVTKTEVPVEELTKDAPATEAPKAVEEPKVEEPKTEVAAPAPIDTTVASEAPKADTTVDTPVTETDKTEVPPVDAATEEPAKADAANGTNGAHSDKTSEKKKNRISAFFSRFSRHKSSDKN; encoded by the exons ATGGGCAGCTACACTTTCAAGTG GGAGCATCCCGCCGAAGAAGTGTTCGTCACGGGCACCTTTGACAACTGGACGAAGAGCGAGCAGTTGGTCAAGGAGGGTGACGTCTTCCAGAAGACGGTGGCCCTGAAAGATGCATCGCAGAAAATATACTTCAAG TACGTCGTCGACGGAAACTGGACGGTAAACGAGTCTTCTCCCAAGGAGGCCGATCACGAAGGCAACGTCAACAACTTTATTACTCCTGAGGACATTCTCAAGTCCGACCCCGCAGCTGCCTTCATCAGCACCGTTACTCCCCAGTCCACTACCGCTAAAATGGCGAGTGAGCAACCCGTTGAGAAGCCCGAGGGTATCGCTACCCCTTCTGACGTTCCCGGCGGCTTCCCGGCGACCCCCCAAACCGAGTTGGACAAGACGGTCAGCGTCAATCCTCTGcccgctgccgctggtgCCATCAACCCCATCCAGCTCGCGCCTGGCGAGGAGGTTCCCAATGTTGGCATTGAGAGCACCAATGAGCACGTCAAGCTCGACAAGGAGTCTTATGAGAAGAGCGACGCCCTTCCCggcgtcgtcgccgccgacCTGCCTCCTGTCACCAGCAATCTGATTCCCGAATCCAGCCTTCCCGTGACTGCTGCCTCCGAGGACGTCCACATCAACACCGTTGGTGCTGGCGCCACTACCGTTGGCCTGGCTGCTCAAGTTCCCCTTGAGGCCAAGGTTCCCGAAGTCGTCAAGGAGAGCCAGGAGAAGGCCAACGCCGAGCCtgaagccgccgccgtccCCGCAGAagtcgaggccaaggccaaggttgaggaggagctcaaggagaaggtCACTGAAGCTCCCGTCACCTCCGAGGACAAGCCTGTCCTCGACACCggtgccattgctgctgccgctgccacaACCGGCGCTGCTGTTGTGGCTGCTGTCGTTGCCGCCAAGGACAGCCTTGTCGAGACCGCCGCACCCGTCGCCAACGAcactgttgctgctgctgttgatgccgCCAACAAGAACCTCCCCGACTCCGTCAAGGAGCAGCTGCCTGAGCCCGTGAAGGAGACACTGGCGCAGCACGAGActgccgccaaggaggagacACGAGAGGAGGTATCTCCCGAAGTCCCCGCCGAGGTCAAGGAGTCCATCACCGAGGCCGGCAAGAGCCCCGAAGCTGCCGCCAACACTGTCGCcgtcgaggagaagaaggaggtcGAGGCCGAGCTGCTGAAAGAAGTCAAGCCCGTCGCGGCTGTCGATGAGCCCAAGGTTGAGGAGACCAAAACCCCGGTTGAGGTGCCCGTCACCTCTGCTACCATTACCGATGTGGCAGCCATTGACAGCCCAGTGACCGAGGTCAGCAATGTCCAGGTGACCAAGACTGAGGTCCCTGTCGAGGAGCTCACCAAGGACGCCCCCGCAACCGAGGCGcccaaggctgttgaggagcCAAAGGTCGAGGAGCCCAAGACTGAGGTGGCTGCCCCGGCTCCCATTGACACAACAGTTGCCTCGGAAGCCCCCAAGGCCGACACCACCGTCGATACCCCCGTCACCGAGACTGACAAGACGGAGGTGCCTCCGGTCGACGCGGCTACTGAAGAGCCCGCCAAGGCCGATGCTGCCAACGGCACCAACGGCGCCCATAGCGATAAGACGtctgagaagaaaaagaatcgTATCAGCGCCTTCTTCAGCCGGTTCAGCAGGCACAAGTCCTCGGACAAGAACTAG
- a CDS encoding zinc finger, c3HC4 type (RING finger) domain-containing protein produces the protein MNPSNPSAGKSLQIQSSYPVPVQPAPAPPSFEASRRANPTVGASSPQPTPRKGQSSRRQHRTQRRPSMGHRPVDEYDAMAEIRALRNPTSRRGQTSITHLLNYSAPLHHQDLGHHHHSNPRSYRRNPTWGPGSGYHAVDKSRYVHANYRFVVSPEGDYSKHAADADLFLDWSNVLQVIASSESQASSCPICLSEPVAPRMAKCGHIFCLTCLLRFMNSILSEDEAKPGKAAKWRKCPICEDSIYLPEVRPVRFYAGQESPLPRVGDDVVLRLMARNANSTLALPRASGAEVLNSEDGIPWHFAANVLDYARVMKGTGQYMAAQYDEEIEIMLQQAMEDEALFGQDGEWTQKAVKAVNAAKEKVVTLGGADEASASSLPGSAKQSSEPDFYFYSALPHLYLSPLDIRILKTKYGSFSAFPSTLLPRVEHISTGHVVDDALRKRAKYLGHLPYGCVISFLECDWTDIVPAETLESFASDIERRRNRNREKAAQEERERLQSERIEAAALRNLTGSRRPHSPPIEDDSPPMDMSEFQPLAAPSGTTPPDPRLGFSTLASMSTSPSTQKTVWGTRAISTTPGMEDVPVPTNVDDGWLKDEDLFLSPSELARQMEALNTIEKEENGQSSSARGGSGGGGGGGGGKKKKKQKITLMSTGGRRGI, from the coding sequence ATGAACCCTTCGAACCCGAGCGCGGGCAAGTCCCTTCAGATCCAGTCGAGCTATCCTGTGCCCGTCCAGCCGGCACCGGCACCACCGAGCTTCGAAGCCTCTCGTCGTGCGAATCCAACAGTCGGAGCCTCGTCGCCGCAGCCCACGCCCCGAAAGGGACAGAGCTCTCGGAGACAGCACCGGACGCAGCGTCGGCCCAGCATGGGACACAGGCCCGTTGATGAGTATGACGCCATGGCCGAGATCAGGGCGCTCAGAAACCCGACGAGTCGGCGCGGACAGACTTCGATCACGCATCTGCTGAATTACTCAGCGCCACTGCACCACCAAGACCTTggtcaccaccaccactccAACCCCAGGTCGTACCGGCGGAATCCAACCTGGGGCCCGGGCTCGGGATACCATGCGGTCGATAAATCTAGATACGTTCACGCCAACTATCGCTTCGTCGTCTCCCCCGAGGGAGACTACTCCAAGCATGCCGCAGACGCCGACCTCTTCTTGGACTGGTCCAATGTCCTGCAGGTCATTGCTTCATCGGAATCACAGGCGTCGTCGTGTCCCATCTGCTTATCGGAGCCCGTTGCCCCCCGAATGGCAAAGTGCGGACACATCTTTTGTCTTACATGCTTGCTTCGCTTCATGAACTCGATACTGAGCGAGGATGAGGCGAAGCCGGGCAAGGCCGCCAAATGGAGGAAGTGCCCCATTTGCGAAGATAGCATCTATCTTCCCGAGGTGCGGCCAGTGCGGTTCTACGCCGGTCAAGAGAGCCCGCTCCCCCGAGTTGGGGATGACGTTGTCCTAAGGCTGATGGCGAGAAACGCAAACTCTACTCTTGCGCTACCACGTGCAAGCGGAGCTGAAGTTCTCAATTCAGAGGATGGCATTCCCTGGCACTTCGCCGCCAATGTTCTAGATTACGCCCGGGTCATGAAGGGAACGGGACAGTACATGGCCGCCCAATATGACGAAGAAATTGAGATAATGCTACAGCAGGCcatggaagatgaagcctTGTTTGGACAGGATGGCGAGTGGACTCAAAAGGCTGTCAAGGCTGTCAACGCCGCCAAAGAGAAGGTCGTTACCCTTGGTGGTGCCGATGAAGCAAGTGCAAGCTCACTGCCTGGCTCGGCGAAGCAATCGTCCGAACCcgacttttacttttatagCGCTCTACCTCACTTGTATCTTTCGCCTTTAGACATCCGGATTCTGAAAACCAAATACGGCTCCTTCTCGGCTTTTCCCTCCACGCTGCTACCAAGAGTCGAGCACATTTCCACGGGCCATGTCGTTGATGACGCATTACGGAAACGGGCAAAATACCTAGGTCATCTTCCTTATGGCTGTGTCATTAGCTTTCTAGAGTGTGACTGGACAGACATCGTCCCTGCTGAGACGCTCGAGTCGTTTGCTTCAGACATTGAGCGGAGACGCAATCGCAATCGCGAAAAGGCTGCCCAGGAAGAGCGGGAACGCCTTCAATCCGAGAGGATCGAGGCGGCTGCTCTCCGAAACCTCACCGGATCTCGACGGCCTCACTCTCCTCCCATTGAAGATGATTCGCCTCCCATGGACATGTCGGAATTTCAGCCCTTGGCGGCGCCGTCTGGCACAACACCCCCCGACCCAAGGCTGGGATTCTCCACCTTGGCTTCCATGTCGACAAGTCCCTCAACTCAGAAGACGGTCTGGGGCACTCGCGCCATCTCTACAACTCCTGGGATGGAAGACGTCCCTGTGCCCAccaatgttgatgatggatggctCAAGGATGAGGATCTCTTTCTCAGCCCCAGTGAGCTCGCCAGGCAAATGGAGGCACTGAACACcattgagaaagaagagaatggaCAGAGCAGCAGTGCTCGCGGTGGCagtggcggtggtggaggcggcggcggcggtaagaagaagaagaagcagaagattACCCTTATGAGCACTGGCGGGCGGCGTGGCATCTAA